In Archangium violaceum, the following are encoded in one genomic region:
- a CDS encoding methyl-accepting chemotaxis protein: MDSSGIKDLTNKLFSQYQRSTGPSTPPVIYLLALVLGLTWKQAGMVLLVLGPTILFPLSSVVPKIGIKRALEHAFDPSIDDQPEERLKRLLKIPRIIEVWSLACGAFGTMVFAGLASAYYGNSLWIAPWAALLVSLLSALLGIHMRVNSEQVLNPYVKAEFHRLKEFSLKGSGLFWTRHKTYLPYTFAIYVLCTAAVLLTVIGRGVYDIFTEFVGGTDKLTTAVEFKQAFLVMQENLLDRITLPLILLGVYLVTVAAASAWRLAIYQAKGTQSVQEAIEALASGNPKLPEWVSSDEIGDLSLATAKVFVHLKNFSLSLGESARSLGDSAQSLGLSAAKQNEMLTRQASALQETQVTAQEIKQTSELASQKAEGVLQQAEKADEISRTAEDSVERSVTSLQEIRDHVQQMAQHIKQLGDKTRQIGRITATVKDLADQSNMLALNASIEAVRSGEHGKGFAVVAREIRLLADQSIRATNDVRAILLDVSNAIKTTVSITEQGSARVEEGLKQVREFGDSIRLLSGIVRESGSSARQISAAVSQQNIGISEIFQAVNDMSKMMDETMERLKASDKTMGLVQGVAAKVSGFVTSYGWQQVGTGDGRGTPADANAPAQST, translated from the coding sequence ATGGACTCGAGCGGAATCAAAGACCTCACCAACAAGCTGTTCTCCCAGTATCAGCGCTCCACGGGTCCCTCGACCCCTCCGGTCATCTACCTGCTCGCCCTGGTGCTGGGGCTGACCTGGAAGCAGGCCGGGATGGTGCTGCTCGTCCTGGGCCCGACGATCCTCTTCCCGCTCAGCTCGGTGGTGCCGAAGATTGGCATCAAGCGCGCGCTCGAGCACGCCTTCGACCCGAGCATCGATGATCAGCCGGAGGAGCGGCTCAAGCGGCTGCTGAAGATCCCGCGCATCATCGAGGTGTGGTCCCTGGCGTGCGGCGCGTTCGGCACGATGGTCTTCGCCGGCCTGGCCAGCGCCTATTACGGCAACAGCCTGTGGATCGCCCCCTGGGCGGCGCTGCTCGTCAGCCTCCTGTCGGCGCTGCTCGGCATCCACATGCGCGTCAACTCCGAGCAGGTGCTCAACCCCTACGTGAAGGCGGAGTTCCACCGCCTCAAGGAGTTCTCGCTCAAGGGCAGCGGCCTCTTCTGGACGCGCCACAAGACGTACCTGCCGTACACCTTCGCCATCTACGTGCTCTGCACGGCCGCCGTGTTGCTGACGGTGATCGGCCGGGGCGTCTACGACATCTTCACGGAGTTCGTCGGCGGCACCGACAAGCTGACGACGGCCGTGGAGTTCAAGCAGGCCTTCCTCGTCATGCAGGAGAACCTGCTGGATCGCATCACCCTGCCGCTGATCCTCCTGGGCGTCTACCTGGTGACCGTGGCGGCGGCCTCCGCGTGGCGTCTGGCCATCTACCAGGCCAAGGGCACCCAGTCGGTCCAGGAGGCCATCGAGGCGCTGGCCTCCGGTAACCCCAAGCTGCCCGAGTGGGTGAGCTCGGACGAGATCGGCGACCTGTCGCTGGCCACCGCCAAGGTGTTCGTCCACCTCAAGAACTTCTCCCTGTCGCTGGGTGAATCGGCGCGCTCGCTGGGTGACTCGGCGCAGTCGCTGGGTCTGTCCGCCGCCAAGCAGAACGAGATGCTGACCCGGCAGGCCAGCGCCCTGCAGGAGACGCAGGTGACGGCGCAGGAGATCAAGCAGACGTCGGAACTGGCCTCGCAGAAGGCCGAGGGCGTGCTGCAGCAGGCGGAGAAGGCCGACGAGATCAGCCGCACCGCGGAGGACAGCGTCGAGCGCAGCGTCACCAGCCTGCAGGAGATCCGCGATCACGTGCAGCAGATGGCGCAGCACATCAAGCAGCTGGGCGACAAGACGCGGCAGATCGGCCGCATCACCGCCACGGTGAAGGACCTGGCCGACCAGTCCAACATGCTGGCGCTCAACGCGAGCATCGAGGCGGTGCGCTCGGGCGAGCACGGCAAGGGCTTCGCCGTGGTGGCCCGGGAAATCCGCCTGCTGGCCGACCAGTCCATCCGCGCCACCAACGACGTGCGCGCCATCCTCCTGGACGTCAGCAACGCCATCAAGACCACCGTCTCCATCACAGAGCAGGGCTCGGCGCGAGTGGAGGAGGGTCTCAAGCAGGTGCGCGAGTTCGGCGACAGCATCCGCCTGCTCTCCGGCATCGTGCGCGAGAGCGGCTCCTCGGCCCGTCAGATCTCCGCCGCCGTGTCCCAGCAGAACATCGGCATCTCGGAGATCTTCCAGGCCGTCAACGACATGTCCAAGATGATGGACGAGACCATGGAGCGTCTGAAGGCCTCGGACAAGACCATGGGTCTGGTGCAGGGCGTGGCCGCGAAGGTCAGCGGCTTCGTCACCAGCTACGGCTGGCAGCAGGTGGGCACGGGCGACGGCCGGGGCACTCCGGCGGATGCCAACGCCCCCGCTCAGTCCACCTGA
- a CDS encoding cytochrome P450 translates to MTQARLNLLDPAFRAWPYPHYARLRRESPVCQVEPGGIWAVTRYDDIMTVLKNTQVFSSEGMALAFKPPWLERNPVAASVSFTDPPRHAPLRALISRAFNTASIARLEPLLRSVAEQCVSNMIKQGEVDLVDSFTLPIPAAAIAELLGMDASMRPIFRRWSTDMAAIGTVMPDDVKRQQEIRTTISEMEEFLGAELEKRRRNPTNDLISELMRGEIEGRKLTHDELMTFCFTLLPAGLETTVNQLGLACTILLNQPELQAKVHANREELLPRFVEELLRYEPVAHGLMRITTTDATLGGVTIPKHSMVMVMLASACHDESQYPNPDQFDLTRPGPHNVGFGHGIHFCVGASLARLETRVALDVLLSRCIISKTEAPVQWSMSLAVRGPAVVPAKVRAA, encoded by the coding sequence ATGACGCAAGCACGATTGAATCTGCTGGATCCAGCCTTCCGGGCCTGGCCCTACCCCCACTATGCCCGGCTGCGCCGTGAGTCGCCGGTATGCCAGGTGGAACCCGGTGGGATCTGGGCGGTCACCCGCTACGACGACATCATGACGGTGCTGAAGAACACCCAGGTCTTCAGCTCCGAGGGCATGGCGCTGGCGTTCAAGCCGCCCTGGCTGGAGCGCAACCCGGTGGCCGCCTCGGTGAGCTTCACCGATCCGCCCCGCCACGCTCCCCTCCGGGCGCTCATCAGCCGGGCCTTCAACACCGCCTCCATCGCTCGTCTGGAGCCGCTGCTGCGCTCGGTGGCCGAGCAGTGCGTGTCCAACATGATCAAGCAGGGCGAGGTGGACCTGGTGGACTCCTTCACCCTGCCCATCCCCGCCGCCGCCATCGCGGAGCTGCTGGGCATGGACGCCTCCATGCGCCCGATCTTCCGCAGGTGGTCGACGGACATGGCCGCCATCGGCACCGTCATGCCGGACGACGTGAAGCGCCAGCAGGAGATCCGCACCACCATCTCCGAGATGGAGGAGTTCCTGGGCGCGGAGCTGGAGAAGCGGCGCCGCAACCCGACCAATGATCTCATCAGCGAGCTGATGCGGGGCGAGATCGAGGGCCGGAAGCTGACGCACGACGAGCTGATGACCTTCTGCTTCACGCTGCTGCCGGCGGGTCTGGAGACCACGGTGAACCAGCTGGGTCTGGCGTGCACGATCCTCCTCAACCAGCCGGAGCTGCAGGCCAAGGTGCATGCCAACCGCGAGGAGCTGCTGCCACGCTTCGTCGAGGAGCTGCTGCGCTACGAGCCCGTGGCCCACGGCCTGATGCGCATCACCACGACGGACGCCACCCTGGGCGGGGTGACCATCCCCAAGCACTCGATGGTGATGGTGATGCTCGCCTCGGCGTGCCACGACGAGTCCCAGTACCCCAATCCGGATCAGTTCGATCTGACGCGCCCCGGACCCCACAACGTGGGCTTCGGCCACGGCATCCATTTCTGCGTGGGCGCGTCCCTGGCGCGGCTGGAGACCCGCGTGGCCCTGGACGTGCTGCTGTCGCGCTGCATCATCTCCAAGACCGAGGCTCCCGTGCAGTGGAGCATGTCCCTGGCCGTGCGCGGCCCCGCGGTGGTTCCGGCGAAGGTGCGCGCCGCCTGA